In a genomic window of Pararge aegeria chromosome 7, ilParAegt1.1, whole genome shotgun sequence:
- the LOC120625164 gene encoding ATP-dependent zinc metalloprotease YME1L isoform X2 has translation MFSLNSINTQNQILVSFSQLSSRYSSLFRHRKQSNAKNKDVKGKEGAAALYDASICPESFEEALHHLDKNAVAEMRNIDVRSVAALAATSRSALTQVPTLQSAKKVSYISSNSFEKNKNGWLDSPAITVDFGSRNPRVSFTDNFIGLLSKSIRDNTFKHSIQVRGFKTERGIHADLKRNPNLINRLRLNVSESTDKQTNLGPDVAPRLEKLLNEHTLLTHQQKDKIKIAFAEGYLAGSHPDNVRGTKASKYLKLVQQLLTIVLFLAIFVSLMASVSGTVFRIQLGNQVEVDPEDISVTFDDVKGADEAKQELKDVVEFLKSPEKFSSLGGKLPKGVLLVGPPGTGKTLLARAVAGEARVPFFHAAGPEFDEILVGQGARRVRDLFKAAKERAPCVIFIDEIDSVGAKRTNSVLHPYANQTINQLLSEMDGFHQNEGVIVLGATNRRDDLDPALLRPGRFDVEVSVPTPDYGGRLEILRLYVARVAAQPELDVEALARGTTGFTGADLESMVNQAALKAAIEGAKAVTMSHLEEARDKVLMGPARRSKLPDDEANAITACHEGGHAVVAFYTKDSHPLHKVTIIPRGPSLGHTAYIPAKERYHVTKQQLLAMMDTMMGGRAAEEIVFGPDKITSGASSDLKQATSIACHMVREWGMSEKVGLRTMDSPRTSPEQLGPYTNELVDAEIKKILSESYERAKAILRAHAKEHKALSDALLKYETLDADDIKAIMNGDKLKSDKQRVSKEAPANQGSPVGTGLLGQPVPAPA, from the exons ATGTTCTCATTGAACTCTATAAACACTCAAAATCAG ATTCTAGTAAGTTTTAGCCAGTTATCGTCGCGTTATTCAAGTCTATTTAGACATAGGAAGCAAAGCAACGCTAAAAACAAGGATGTCAAAGGGAAAGAGGGTGCAGCAGCTTTGTATGATGCAAGCATTTGCCCGGAGAGTTTTGAGGAGGCCTTGCACCATCTAGATAAGAATGCCGTGGCGGAAATGCGTAATATTGACGTTAGATCGGTTGCAGCGCTTGCTGCAACCTCTAGAAGTGCACTTACACAGGTACCCACCCTACAATCTGCTAAAAAAGTATCTTACATATCCTCAAATTCAtttgaaaagaataaaaatgggTGGTTAGATTCCCCGGCTATCACAGTCGATTTTGGCAGCAGAAACCCCAGAGTGAGCTTTACAGACAACTTCATTGGGCTATTATCGAAGAGTATAAGAGATAATACATTTAAACATAGCATACAAGTTCGAGGTTTCAAGACTGAAAGAGGTATACATGCAGACTTGAAGAGAAACCCCAACCTTATTAATAGACTGC GTCTAAATGTGTCAGAGTCAACAGACAAACAGACTAATTTAGGCCCAGATGTGGCACCAAGGCTAGAAAAGCTTCTCAACGAGCACACTTTGCTTACCCACCAACAGAAGGATAAGATTAAGATCGCTTTTGCCGAGGGATATTTAGCAG GCTCACACCCAGACAACGTGCGAGGCACCAAGGCGTCGAAATACCTGAAGCTAGTCCAACAGCTACTGACCATAGTGCTGTTCCTGGCCATCTTCGTGAGCCTCATGGCCTCCGTCAGCGGGACAGTTTTCCG GATTCAGCTCGGCAACCAGGTGGAAGTCGACCCCGAGGACATCTCGGTCACCTTCGACGACGTCAAGGGCGCGGACGAGGCCAAGCAGGAGTTGAAGGATGTG GTGGAGTTCCTCAAATCCCCAGAAAAGTTCTCCTCGCTGGGGGGTAAGCTCCCCAAAGGGGTGCTGCTGGTGGGACCCCCGGGTACTGGCAAGACTCTGCTGGCTCGCGCGGTGGCTGGTGAGGCGCGGGTGCCGTTCTTCCACGCCGCGGGGCCCGAGTTTGACGAGATCCTGGTGGGGCAAGGAGCCAGGAGGGTGCGCGATCTGTTCA AGGCTGCCAAGGAGCGCGCTCCTTGTGTCATATTCATAGACGAGATAGACTCGGTCGGTGCTAAGCGGACCAATAGTGTACTACATCCATACGCTAATCAG ACTATTAATCAACTGCTCTCAGAAATGGACGGTTTCCATCAAAATGAGGGTGTCATTGTACTGGGAGCCACTAATCGCAGGGATGACTTGGATCCAGCTTTGTTAAGACCTGGAAGATTCGATGTTGAG GTGTCAGTGCCCACGCCGGACTACGGCGGCCGTCTGGAGATACTCCGCCTCTACGTGGCCAGGGTGGCCGCGCAACCGGAGCTAGATGTCGAGGCGCTCGCCAGGGGTACAACAGGCTTCACCGGCGCCGACCTCGAGAGCATGGTCAACCAGGCAGCGCTCAA GGCAGCAATAGAAGGCGCGAAAGCGGTGACCATGTCGCATCTAGAGGAAGCGCGGGACAAAGTTCTAATGGGGCCGGCAAGACGCTCCAAATTACCTGATGATGAGGCCAACGCCATCACAGCATGCCACGAGGGTGGGCATGCGGTCGTTGCATTCTATACTAAG GATTCCCATCCACTACACAAGGTCACAATCATACCCCGGGGGCCCTCGCTGGGCCATACCGCATACATACCTGCCAAAGAAAG ATACCATGTAACCAAGCAACAGTTGCTCGCAATGATGGACACCATGATGGGGGGAAGGGCAGCGGAGGAGATTGTCTTTGGACCTGATAAAATTACCTCCG GAGCCTCATCAGATCTGAAGCAGGCCACGTCGATCGCGTGCCACATGGTGCGCGAGTGGGGTATGAGTGAAAAGGTGGGGCTCCGTACCATGGATTCCCCACGCACCTCACCCGAACAACTCGGACCGTACACCAATGAGCTG GTGGACGCGGAAATCAAGAAAATCCTGTCGGAGAGCTACGAGCGGGCCAAAGCAATCCTGCGCGCTCACGCTAAAGAGCACAAGGCACTCTCAGACGCCTTGCTCAA ATACGAGACCCTAGACGCTGACGATATAAAGGCGATAATGAATGGCGATAAGCTGAAGTCTGACAAGCAGCGTGTCAGCAAAGAAGCGCCCGCCAACCAGGGATCACCCGTTGGCACGGGCCTGCTCGGGCAACCGGTGCCCGCGCCCGCCTAG
- the LOC120625164 gene encoding ATP-dependent zinc metalloprotease YME1L isoform X1, with protein sequence MFSLNSINTQNQILVSFSQLSSRYSSLFRHRKQSNAKNKDVKGKEGAAALYDASICPESFEEALHHLDKNAVAEMRNIDVRSVAALAATSRSALTQVPTLQSAKKVSYISSNSFEKNKNGWLDSPAITVDFGSRNPRVSFTDNFIGLLSKSIRDNTFKHSIQVRGFKTERGIHADLKRNPNLINRLRKFLGLNVSESTDKQTNLGPDVAPRLEKLLNEHTLLTHQQKDKIKIAFAEGYLAGSHPDNVRGTKASKYLKLVQQLLTIVLFLAIFVSLMASVSGTVFRIQLGNQVEVDPEDISVTFDDVKGADEAKQELKDVVEFLKSPEKFSSLGGKLPKGVLLVGPPGTGKTLLARAVAGEARVPFFHAAGPEFDEILVGQGARRVRDLFKAAKERAPCVIFIDEIDSVGAKRTNSVLHPYANQTINQLLSEMDGFHQNEGVIVLGATNRRDDLDPALLRPGRFDVEVSVPTPDYGGRLEILRLYVARVAAQPELDVEALARGTTGFTGADLESMVNQAALKAAIEGAKAVTMSHLEEARDKVLMGPARRSKLPDDEANAITACHEGGHAVVAFYTKDSHPLHKVTIIPRGPSLGHTAYIPAKERYHVTKQQLLAMMDTMMGGRAAEEIVFGPDKITSGASSDLKQATSIACHMVREWGMSEKVGLRTMDSPRTSPEQLGPYTNELVDAEIKKILSESYERAKAILRAHAKEHKALSDALLKYETLDADDIKAIMNGDKLKSDKQRVSKEAPANQGSPVGTGLLGQPVPAPA encoded by the exons ATGTTCTCATTGAACTCTATAAACACTCAAAATCAG ATTCTAGTAAGTTTTAGCCAGTTATCGTCGCGTTATTCAAGTCTATTTAGACATAGGAAGCAAAGCAACGCTAAAAACAAGGATGTCAAAGGGAAAGAGGGTGCAGCAGCTTTGTATGATGCAAGCATTTGCCCGGAGAGTTTTGAGGAGGCCTTGCACCATCTAGATAAGAATGCCGTGGCGGAAATGCGTAATATTGACGTTAGATCGGTTGCAGCGCTTGCTGCAACCTCTAGAAGTGCACTTACACAGGTACCCACCCTACAATCTGCTAAAAAAGTATCTTACATATCCTCAAATTCAtttgaaaagaataaaaatgggTGGTTAGATTCCCCGGCTATCACAGTCGATTTTGGCAGCAGAAACCCCAGAGTGAGCTTTACAGACAACTTCATTGGGCTATTATCGAAGAGTATAAGAGATAATACATTTAAACATAGCATACAAGTTCGAGGTTTCAAGACTGAAAGAGGTATACATGCAGACTTGAAGAGAAACCCCAACCTTATTAATAGACTGCGTAAGTTTTTGG GTCTAAATGTGTCAGAGTCAACAGACAAACAGACTAATTTAGGCCCAGATGTGGCACCAAGGCTAGAAAAGCTTCTCAACGAGCACACTTTGCTTACCCACCAACAGAAGGATAAGATTAAGATCGCTTTTGCCGAGGGATATTTAGCAG GCTCACACCCAGACAACGTGCGAGGCACCAAGGCGTCGAAATACCTGAAGCTAGTCCAACAGCTACTGACCATAGTGCTGTTCCTGGCCATCTTCGTGAGCCTCATGGCCTCCGTCAGCGGGACAGTTTTCCG GATTCAGCTCGGCAACCAGGTGGAAGTCGACCCCGAGGACATCTCGGTCACCTTCGACGACGTCAAGGGCGCGGACGAGGCCAAGCAGGAGTTGAAGGATGTG GTGGAGTTCCTCAAATCCCCAGAAAAGTTCTCCTCGCTGGGGGGTAAGCTCCCCAAAGGGGTGCTGCTGGTGGGACCCCCGGGTACTGGCAAGACTCTGCTGGCTCGCGCGGTGGCTGGTGAGGCGCGGGTGCCGTTCTTCCACGCCGCGGGGCCCGAGTTTGACGAGATCCTGGTGGGGCAAGGAGCCAGGAGGGTGCGCGATCTGTTCA AGGCTGCCAAGGAGCGCGCTCCTTGTGTCATATTCATAGACGAGATAGACTCGGTCGGTGCTAAGCGGACCAATAGTGTACTACATCCATACGCTAATCAG ACTATTAATCAACTGCTCTCAGAAATGGACGGTTTCCATCAAAATGAGGGTGTCATTGTACTGGGAGCCACTAATCGCAGGGATGACTTGGATCCAGCTTTGTTAAGACCTGGAAGATTCGATGTTGAG GTGTCAGTGCCCACGCCGGACTACGGCGGCCGTCTGGAGATACTCCGCCTCTACGTGGCCAGGGTGGCCGCGCAACCGGAGCTAGATGTCGAGGCGCTCGCCAGGGGTACAACAGGCTTCACCGGCGCCGACCTCGAGAGCATGGTCAACCAGGCAGCGCTCAA GGCAGCAATAGAAGGCGCGAAAGCGGTGACCATGTCGCATCTAGAGGAAGCGCGGGACAAAGTTCTAATGGGGCCGGCAAGACGCTCCAAATTACCTGATGATGAGGCCAACGCCATCACAGCATGCCACGAGGGTGGGCATGCGGTCGTTGCATTCTATACTAAG GATTCCCATCCACTACACAAGGTCACAATCATACCCCGGGGGCCCTCGCTGGGCCATACCGCATACATACCTGCCAAAGAAAG ATACCATGTAACCAAGCAACAGTTGCTCGCAATGATGGACACCATGATGGGGGGAAGGGCAGCGGAGGAGATTGTCTTTGGACCTGATAAAATTACCTCCG GAGCCTCATCAGATCTGAAGCAGGCCACGTCGATCGCGTGCCACATGGTGCGCGAGTGGGGTATGAGTGAAAAGGTGGGGCTCCGTACCATGGATTCCCCACGCACCTCACCCGAACAACTCGGACCGTACACCAATGAGCTG GTGGACGCGGAAATCAAGAAAATCCTGTCGGAGAGCTACGAGCGGGCCAAAGCAATCCTGCGCGCTCACGCTAAAGAGCACAAGGCACTCTCAGACGCCTTGCTCAA ATACGAGACCCTAGACGCTGACGATATAAAGGCGATAATGAATGGCGATAAGCTGAAGTCTGACAAGCAGCGTGTCAGCAAAGAAGCGCCCGCCAACCAGGGATCACCCGTTGGCACGGGCCTGCTCGGGCAACCGGTGCCCGCGCCCGCCTAG